A region from the archaeon BMS3Bbin15 genome encodes:
- the yorK gene encoding putative SPBc2 prophage-derived single-strand DNA-specific exonuclease YorK, whose protein sequence is MLQSMARSLEKRLDEAREIVNSFNDIPIRIITHNDADGISSGAIVHLALEREGFKVHTRCVKQLEEKIIVELADEKPEIIIFSDLGSGQLENIEKYLKETEIIIIDHHEPQDADFSGFQLNAHEHGIDGASEISGSGMAYLFARSLREENKDLAALAIVGAVGDLQDTNGKLLGVNRLIAGEGVKDGILRIEKDLRIYGRQTRPLYKALEYTTDPIIPGVSGSESSSIVFLKELEIPIKKGEDFTMLADLNDNEKKLMANALVLKMVENNVPIKIAESIIGEVITLLKEEKRTPLRDAREFATLLNSCGKNEKYGIGLAVAMGEREDIYTSSLDMLTQHREYIGYCYSWISENMDKIIDSDNIYTIMAGKEINENVIGTIAGMVLNSRILAEVKPVIALADTDEDEIKVSSRANRELVERGINLGKAMHYASEKVGGEGGGHDIAAGAKIKKGREKEFLEYVEEMIADQLGG, encoded by the coding sequence ATGCTCCAGAGTATGGCAAGAAGTCTTGAAAAAAGGCTCGATGAAGCCAGAGAAATTGTTAATTCTTTTAACGATATTCCTATAAGGATTATAACCCATAATGATGCTGATGGGATAAGTTCAGGTGCAATTGTTCATCTGGCACTGGAAAGAGAGGGTTTTAAAGTTCATACCCGGTGTGTCAAGCAGCTTGAAGAAAAAATAATTGTAGAGCTGGCTGACGAAAAACCTGAAATTATTATTTTCTCTGATTTGGGAAGTGGTCAGCTTGAAAATATTGAAAAATACCTCAAAGAAACTGAAATAATAATTATAGACCATCATGAGCCGCAGGATGCTGATTTTTCTGGATTCCAGCTAAACGCTCATGAACATGGCATAGATGGGGCAAGCGAGATAAGTGGCTCAGGTATGGCTTATCTTTTCGCCAGAAGCTTAAGAGAGGAAAATAAAGACCTTGCTGCTCTCGCTATTGTAGGTGCTGTCGGAGACCTCCAGGACACCAACGGTAAACTTCTTGGAGTTAACAGACTGATAGCCGGAGAGGGAGTTAAAGACGGAATATTGAGGATAGAGAAAGACCTTAGAATATATGGAAGACAGACAAGACCACTGTACAAGGCACTGGAGTACACAACTGACCCCATTATTCCGGGAGTGAGCGGTTCTGAAAGTTCCTCTATAGTCTTTCTCAAGGAGCTGGAGATACCCATCAAGAAGGGCGAAGACTTTACAATGCTGGCAGATTTAAATGACAACGAGAAAAAGCTCATGGCCAATGCTCTTGTGCTTAAAATGGTCGAGAACAATGTGCCAATAAAAATAGCTGAAAGTATTATAGGTGAGGTTATAACTCTCCTCAAGGAAGAGAAGCGCACACCTCTGAGAGATGCCAGAGAATTTGCAACACTGTTAAATTCCTGTGGCAAGAATGAAAAGTATGGCATCGGTCTGGCTGTGGCTATGGGAGAAAGGGAAGACATCTATACCAGTTCACTGGATATGCTCACACAGCACAGAGAATATATAGGTTACTGCTACTCCTGGATTTCAGAAAACATGGATAAAATCATAGACTCCGATAATATATATACCATTATGGCCGGAAAAGAAATAAATGAAAATGTAATCGGAACTATAGCTGGAATGGTATTAAATTCACGAATTCTGGCAGAAGTCAAACCTGTTATTGCCCTCGCTGATACTGACGAGGATGAAATTAAGGTTTCCTCAAGGGCTAACAGAGAGCTTGTTGAAAGAGGAATAAATCTGGGTAAAGCAATGCACTATGCCAGTGAAAAGGTTGGCGGAGAAGGAGGAGGCCATGATATAGCTGCAGGTGCAAAAATTAAAAAGGGTAGAGAGAAAGAATTTTTAGAATATGTTGAAGAGATGATAGCAGACCAGCTGGGTGGTTAA
- a CDS encoding 30S ribosomal protein S15P, with amino-acid sequence MARMHIRRKGKSGSTRPFRTVAPNWVEMNTDEIEDIIVKLAKKGESPSKIGIILRDNYGIPLARYFTKKKITKSLEDKGIKFDIPEDLMNLIKRAVKIHNHLQENKKDMISKRALQLTEAKIRRLVKYYISRGKLPEGWKYTISSAKLLVR; translated from the coding sequence ATGGCAAGAATGCATATAAGAAGAAAAGGCAAATCAGGTTCAACAAGGCCATTCAGAACAGTGGCACCTAACTGGGTTGAGATGAATACTGATGAGATAGAGGATATTATAGTAAAGCTGGCAAAAAAGGGTGAGAGCCCAAGCAAAATAGGAATCATCCTGCGCGACAACTATGGCATACCGTTAGCAAGATATTTCACCAAGAAGAAGATTACAAAATCACTGGAAGATAAGGGTATAAAGTTTGATATACCCGAGGACCTGATGAACCTTATAAAGAGAGCTGTCAAGATTCACAACCATCTTCAGGAAAATAAGAAAGATATGATTTCCAAGAGAGCACTTCAGCTCACAGAAGCAAAAATAAGAAGATTAGTGAAGTACTATATATCAAGAGGTAAGCTACCAGAGGGCTGGAAGTATACCATATCCTCTGCGAAACTTCTGGTGAGGTAA
- the ubiE_3 gene encoding ubiquinone/menaquinone biosynthesis C-methyltransferase UbiE — MGEYIKKGLDKKRYDKAAARYDIFEFPMELIFFSRWRKLLFDRIEGDHILDVGIGTGKNIPHYGEGRFIGVDISIKMLEKAKKRAEKLGKKMELIQCDAEALPFKSKVFDAVVSTYVFCSVENPVRGLRELHRILKPGDRVYFLEHMRCESETGGVILDALNPLVRNFGPEINRRTVKNIEEAGFRVVKENWLLTSVFRFIIAEK, encoded by the coding sequence ATGGGCGAATATATAAAGAAGGGGTTGGATAAGAAGAGATATGATAAGGCGGCAGCACGTTATGATATTTTTGAGTTTCCCATGGAATTAATATTTTTTTCCAGATGGAGGAAACTGCTTTTTGATAGGATTGAGGGAGACCATATTCTCGATGTTGGCATAGGAACCGGGAAAAATATACCGCATTATGGAGAGGGAAGGTTTATCGGGGTAGATATCAGCATAAAGATGCTTGAAAAAGCAAAAAAGAGAGCAGAAAAACTGGGAAAGAAGATGGAGCTTATTCAATGTGATGCCGAGGCACTGCCATTCAAAAGCAAAGTCTTCGATGCAGTGGTGTCCACATATGTGTTCTGCTCAGTCGAGAATCCTGTAAGGGGCCTCAGAGAACTTCACAGGATACTGAAACCGGGGGATAGAGTTTATTTTCTGGAACACATGAGATGTGAAAGTGAAACTGGCGGGGTGATTCTTGATGCGCTTAATCCTCTGGTGAGGAATTTTGGGCCTGAGATAAACAGACGAACAGTTAAAAACATAGAGGAAGCAGGATTCAGAGTGGTTAAAGAGAACTGGCTTTTGACTTCGGTTTTTCGTTTTATCATTGCAGAAAAATAG
- the ubiA gene encoding 4-hydroxybenzoate octaprenyltransferase, translating into MPESIRKSYIILLNTILMLHKLKVILEMVKIEHTLFAMPFLYSGAILASDGFPSLWVLFWITLGLFSARSAAMSLNRLIDRNIDALNPRTRERAIVTGALTPGEVKVIIAISLLVLLLCAAMLNTFTLELYPLAVAIIWLYPYTKRFTWLSHVALGFALGMAPAGAWAAVKASLDVPAILLALSVVAWVAGFDIIYALQDIEFDRKHRLFSIPAIFGVKKSLIISSFFHSLMFIFLFALYFVTSLGGIYLLGLAVIAFLLFYEHRLISPENISRAGVAFFNINAAISFVLFLAIALDIFL; encoded by the coding sequence TTGCCTGAAAGTATACGCAAAAGTTATATTATTCTTCTAAATACTATTCTTATGCTTCATAAACTTAAGGTAATCCTTGAGATGGTAAAGATTGAACACACGCTCTTTGCCATGCCCTTTCTATATTCAGGTGCGATTCTTGCCTCGGATGGGTTTCCCTCGCTATGGGTTCTCTTCTGGATAACCCTCGGTCTATTCTCAGCAAGGTCTGCTGCTATGAGCCTCAACAGACTCATAGACAGAAATATAGATGCTTTAAATCCGAGAACAAGGGAAAGAGCTATAGTAACAGGCGCACTTACTCCTGGTGAAGTTAAGGTAATAATCGCTATCTCCCTGCTTGTTCTCCTGCTTTGCGCTGCCATGCTCAATACTTTCACCCTTGAACTCTACCCTCTTGCTGTGGCAATAATATGGTTATATCCATATACAAAGCGCTTCACATGGCTCTCTCATGTAGCTCTGGGTTTTGCTCTTGGTATGGCACCTGCCGGTGCCTGGGCTGCAGTGAAGGCAAGTTTAGATGTTCCTGCTATTCTTCTGGCTCTTTCTGTAGTAGCCTGGGTGGCTGGCTTTGATATTATATATGCCCTCCAGGACATTGAATTTGACAGGAAACACAGACTGTTCTCAATACCAGCGATATTTGGAGTAAAAAAGTCCTTAATAATCTCCAGCTTTTTTCATTCGCTTATGTTCATATTTCTCTTTGCCCTATACTTTGTCACATCTCTTGGGGGCATATATCTCCTTGGTCTTGCGGTTATCGCCTTTCTTCTCTTCTATGAACACAGACTTATCTCCCCTGAGAATATATCCCGGGCAGGAGTTGCTTTTTTCAATATAAATGCTGCAATAAGCTTTGTTCTCTTTCTCGCAATAGCTCTTGACATTTTCCTTTGA
- a CDS encoding S-adenosylmethionine synthetase, protein MKRNIIVEEIIKTPIEEQRVEVVERKGMGHPDSLADGIADSVSRALCKEYRERVGCVLHHNTDQVELVGGRADVSFGRGEVLAPIYILLSGRAADVADKRHIPVHSIAIHAAREYLRETIRNLDADRDVIIDSRIGRGSIDLVDVFRRCEAVPLSNDTSFGVGHAPFSDVEKLCLETEKLLNSDSFKDKYPGSGEDIKVMGLREGDKISLTISMAMVAKYIPDIDHYAGVIGDIKEEVQKLVSGITSREVEVNINTADDYDRKVVYLTATGTSTEMGDDGSVGRGNRVNGLITPYRFMSMEAAAGKNPVNHVGKIYNLLAKMMAEDIAKEIPAREVYVRLLSQIGKPIDLPKAASAQLIMEEGESYAKYKSTIKSIMDEHLANITGITDLFIEGKLTTF, encoded by the coding sequence TTGAAGAGAAATATTATTGTTGAAGAAATTATAAAAACACCAATAGAAGAACAGAGAGTAGAGGTTGTTGAAAGGAAGGGCATGGGGCATCCAGACAGTCTAGCCGATGGAATAGCTGACAGTGTTAGCAGAGCCCTGTGCAAAGAATATAGAGAACGTGTTGGCTGTGTTCTTCATCATAACACTGACCAGGTGGAGCTTGTTGGAGGAAGAGCAGATGTAAGTTTTGGTAGAGGAGAAGTTCTTGCCCCTATTTATATTCTTCTCTCAGGTCGAGCAGCAGATGTGGCAGACAAGAGGCACATACCTGTGCACAGTATAGCTATTCATGCGGCAAGGGAATACCTGAGGGAGACTATAAGGAACCTGGATGCTGACAGAGATGTGATTATAGATTCGAGAATTGGGCGTGGTAGTATTGACCTCGTTGATGTTTTCAGACGCTGCGAAGCTGTACCTCTCTCCAATGACACAAGTTTTGGCGTGGGGCATGCTCCTTTCAGCGATGTTGAAAAGCTATGTCTGGAAACTGAAAAGCTTCTCAACAGTGATAGTTTTAAAGATAAGTATCCTGGAAGTGGGGAGGATATCAAGGTTATGGGCCTGAGAGAAGGAGATAAAATCAGCCTGACAATCTCCATGGCCATGGTAGCAAAGTATATTCCTGATATTGACCACTATGCAGGTGTTATAGGAGATATAAAAGAAGAGGTTCAGAAACTTGTATCAGGGATAACCTCCAGGGAAGTTGAAGTTAATATAAATACCGCTGATGATTATGACAGGAAAGTGGTATACCTAACTGCAACAGGAACCTCAACAGAGATGGGCGATGACGGAAGTGTTGGAAGAGGGAACAGGGTTAATGGACTGATTACACCCTACAGATTTATGAGTATGGAGGCCGCAGCAGGTAAAAACCCTGTTAACCATGTCGGTAAAATCTACAACCTCCTGGCAAAAATGATGGCAGAGGATATAGCAAAGGAGATACCGGCAAGAGAAGTCTATGTGAGGCTTCTGTCCCAGATAGGTAAACCCATAGACCTTCCAAAGGCGGCCAGTGCACAGCTTATAATGGAAGAGGGCGAAAGCTATGCAAAGTATAAGAGCACTATTAAGAGTATTATGGACGAACACCTTGCAAATATAACAGGAATTACTGATCTCTTTATTGAGGGGAAGCTCACCACATTTTAA
- a CDS encoding disA bacterial checkpoint controller nucleotide-binding protein, with protein sequence MNNIGIFVKHSLEIAREISSSSFLLLTETGEGLRAIEALKPEIDIIVATPSNEIYRKVLDQRWRAVKLPYRGRDVISTIQEALVLALDKSYISEGDEVVVLGSTPAWEASSLFFYSVDRETLNLSLYEFLRNIHIKQEIFQTVLEIAMEIGREGREGRLIGTAFIIGDENDIMKRSKQIILNPFKGHSIEERVITSPKIKETVKEFSQLDGVFVISKDGIIQSAGVYINVDTGSAELPQGLGARHAAVAALTAEVDCIGITVSQSGGIVRVFKNGKVTLTIEPQKRIFISKF encoded by the coding sequence ATGAATAACATTGGGATTTTTGTAAAACACAGCCTTGAAATAGCTCGGGAAATTTCATCTTCTTCATTTTTACTTCTAACTGAAACTGGAGAGGGTCTAAGGGCTATTGAAGCTCTCAAGCCAGAAATTGATATAATAGTTGCAACGCCTTCAAATGAGATTTACAGAAAGGTGCTGGACCAGAGATGGCGTGCTGTTAAACTCCCCTACAGAGGGAGAGATGTAATCTCAACAATTCAGGAGGCTCTTGTTCTGGCTCTTGATAAAAGTTATATCTCTGAAGGAGATGAAGTTGTTGTCCTAGGCTCAACTCCTGCCTGGGAGGCCAGCTCCCTCTTCTTCTATTCTGTGGACAGAGAAACTCTAAATCTGTCTCTCTATGAGTTCCTGCGAAATATACACATAAAGCAGGAGATTTTTCAGACTGTTCTTGAAATTGCCATGGAGATTGGAAGAGAAGGAAGAGAAGGAAGACTTATAGGCACAGCCTTTATTATCGGCGACGAAAATGACATAATGAAGCGTTCAAAGCAGATCATCCTCAACCCCTTTAAGGGCCATAGTATTGAGGAGAGAGTAATTACCTCTCCAAAAATAAAGGAGACAGTAAAGGAATTTTCACAGCTTGATGGAGTTTTTGTTATTTCTAAAGATGGTATTATTCAGTCGGCAGGAGTTTATATAAATGTTGACACAGGGAGTGCAGAATTACCCCAGGGTCTCGGTGCAAGGCATGCTGCTGTTGCTGCTCTCACTGCAGAGGTGGATTGTATTGGAATTACTGTGAGCCAGAGTGGAGGCATAGTAAGAGTATTTAAGAATGGGAAAGTTACATTAACTATAGAACCCCAGAAAAGAATTTTTATATCAAAATTCTGA
- a CDS encoding putative transposase DNA-binding domain protein, with protein MKKTVLLNCLPLTAKKQNTLDKFFIEYLRVLNLTFTQLPNAKSSTELHHLTYSDMRKTSFLPSDIVEEARKDVWAKRKTIKKGFIRCSIRLNRRWFKFFMTDRGTPSFKITYSPRKHFVIPIRIDGSYNRFKQELKSGWNIKTISLLNGKIAVSIEKEYLEVPDNKRNIVGVDIGSSTLAAVTVYAPRKARVIKQLYFGRALANRQRKYEARIAKLRSHADKGSEKAKKYLKKLKHKQANFVKTRSAQIAKEIVTLATKYNASIAVEKLNIRGRKHRMNKKANRKINHIPYAQFREFIKSNSSKYEIPFQTVDAYHTSKWCPGCGALNKGHSSNNYAIYKCSRCGMIVNSDRKASLAIAIKSALVRESFQDFTNPKLFSQLTRAGVAVNQLFRPDDRVLSGAVHYT; from the coding sequence TTGAAAAAGACGGTATTACTTAATTGCCTTCCCCTAACAGCAAAGAAACAAAATACCCTCGATAAATTTTTTATAGAATATCTCAGGGTTCTCAATCTCACTTTTACACAGTTACCCAATGCCAAATCTTCTACAGAACTACACCACTTAACATATTCAGACATGCGTAAAACCTCCTTTCTTCCCTCTGACATTGTTGAAGAAGCTCGTAAAGATGTTTGGGCAAAAAGAAAAACTATCAAAAAGGGATTTATCCGTTGTTCTATCAGGCTCAACAGAAGATGGTTCAAGTTCTTTATGACTGACAGAGGAACACCTTCTTTTAAAATCACCTATTCTCCACGTAAACATTTTGTTATTCCTATAAGAATTGATGGGAGCTATAACAGATTTAAACAAGAGCTTAAATCTGGCTGGAACATTAAAACTATTTCCCTTCTTAATGGAAAGATTGCTGTTAGTATTGAAAAGGAATATCTGGAAGTTCCTGATAACAAAAGAAATATTGTAGGGGTTGATATTGGCTCTTCCACTCTCGCTGCTGTAACAGTTTATGCTCCCAGAAAAGCCAGAGTGATTAAACAGCTTTATTTTGGCAGGGCTCTTGCGAACAGGCAGAGAAAATATGAAGCTCGAATTGCAAAGCTTAGAAGCCATGCTGATAAAGGTTCTGAAAAGGCTAAGAAATACCTTAAAAAACTTAAACATAAACAGGCAAACTTTGTTAAGACCAGAAGCGCTCAGATTGCTAAAGAAATTGTAACACTTGCTACTAAATACAATGCTTCTATCGCTGTTGAAAAGCTCAATATTCGTGGTAGAAAACATAGAATGAATAAAAAGGCTAATAGAAAGATTAACCATATTCCTTATGCTCAATTCAGAGAGTTTATTAAAAGTAATTCTTCTAAATATGAAATTCCTTTTCAAACAGTTGATGCTTATCACACTTCGAAGTGGTGTCCCGGGTGCGGTGCACTTAATAAAGGACACTCTTCTAATAACTATGCTATCTATAAATGCAGCAGGTGTGGTATGATTGTGAATAGTGATAGGAAAGCCTCGCTGGCTATTGCTATCAAATCTGCTCTGGTGCGGGAATCTTTTCAAGATTTCACTAATCCTAAATTGTTTTCCCAGCTTACCAGAGCTGGAGTCGCTGTAAACCAGCTCTTCCGTCCAGATGACAGGGTTCTCAGTGGTGCTGTGCACTATACTTAA